GCATTCAGAGTATAGAACCCGAAGTCGAAAACCTTGCTTTTTACAATGAACTGAAATCCGGAGCCAAAGGCAGTGGCGACAATGCCTATATCTTTGGCGCCCCATATTCCTACGACCGGTATATCCGGGGAACCATTCCTGCCGGTACCGGTCAATTTACCGTAAAAGGATCTCTCCCCGACCCACCTCTTTTTGCGGCCCAACAGCTATGGAAAACTATGGCGAACATAAATATCCATGCTTCAAAGGGTGCAACGACCGACCGGATCCTTCAAATTCCGCTCGACCAAAACCGAAAGATACTATACACCCATTATGCTCCCGATCTTAAAACCATCATTGCCCGAACGAATATTAAAAGCGTCAACCTCTATTGCGAAGCCATGTTAAAAGCGCTGGGAAAAAAGGAAACCGGAGCCGGTTCAGAAGCAAAAAAAGGCATCGAGGTCATTCGTACCTTTTGGGAAGAAAGGGGCCTGTCTTTTGACGGTGTCAACCTCGCTGATGGAGCCGGGTTATCCAGGACCAACCTCGTGACGGCAGGGTTTATGACCGCTTTGCTTCGAAAAACAGCCCTCGACACCAAAATCAACAAAACTATTTACGACTCCCTGCCCGTGGCAGGAAAGTCCGGAAACATGAAATACTACCTCAAAGGAACGGTGGCCGAAGGGAACATTCATTCCAAAACCGGGACCATGGAAAATGTGCGTTCCTTCGCAGGTTATGCCACCAATAAACAGGGGAAAAGGCTGGCTTTTTGTATCATTGTGAATAACCACAACTGCTCGACCAGTGTATTGAGAAAAAAACTTCAACCGCTTATGGTTGCTATGTGTAATTAATTAAAAAATGCTTATCATTTAAAACAATACAGATATGCGATTTCAATCTTTAACATTACTGACCATCCTGGGATTATTCATTTCAGGATGCGGAAAAAAGGGTGATTCCGAAACGCCGGCCACCCGAATTACTTCACCCAACGGATCCATTGCCATAGCCGTATCCCTCGACTCTGCCGGGCACATCCTGTATGCCG
This sequence is a window from Lewinellaceae bacterium. Protein-coding genes within it:
- the dacB gene encoding D-alanyl-D-alanine carboxypeptidase/D-alanyl-D-alanine-endopeptidase, which produces MSKIFWASLFFILWLMPISSAQQSTFQTHLNTLAKDPILKHASFGVSIIDVESGKVLAELNPGQSLIPASILKLVTTSTAAAILGNDYRFKTELQYSGDIDQQGNLKGSLYIKGYGDPTLGSPEWEEASSMEEVLSQFKNAILKKNIQCIEGYIVGDASWFGSEVNGPDWPWIDLGNYYAAGVWGLNFHENLYYLNLLQNPVLDESPRIQSIEPEVENLAFYNELKSGAKGSGDNAYIFGAPYSYDRYIRGTIPAGTGQFTVKGSLPDPPLFAAQQLWKTMANINIHASKGATTDRILQIPLDQNRKILYTHYAPDLKTIIARTNIKSVNLYCEAMLKALGKKETGAGSEAKKGIEVIRTFWEERGLSFDGVNLADGAGLSRTNLVTAGFMTALLRKTALDTKINKTIYDSLPVAGKSGNMKYYLKGTVAEGNIHSKTGTMENVRSFAGYATNKQGKRLAFCIIVNNHNCSTSVLRKKLQPLMVAMCN